The following proteins are co-located in the Silene latifolia isolate original U9 population chromosome 1, ASM4854445v1, whole genome shotgun sequence genome:
- the LOC141604082 gene encoding photosystem II reaction center Psb28 protein: MASAALQPSPLSYCLPPLSSSRPGICIFSLATPTRAHSSLNGLQLSMHSLRLTSQRSSSRPIRPVVMMVKPTIQFIQGVDELTIPDVRLTKSRDGSNGTATFRFDQPSVFDSSSVVGDITGLYMIDEEGTLQSTNVNARFVNGKPAGVEAKYVMRSPREWDRFMRFMERYSNANGLQFIKS, translated from the exons ATGGCTTCAGCAGCTCTTCAGCCATCTCCTCTTTCCTATTGTCTCCCTCCTCTCTCTTCTTCACGCCCAG GCATCTGTATATTCTCTTTGGCGACTCCCACTCGCGCACATTCCTCTCTCAATGGGCTCCAATTAAGCATGCATTCCCTCAGGTTGACTTCACAAAGATCATCTTCTAGGCCAATTAGACCGGTTGTAATGATGGTTAAGCCAACAATTCAGTTCATCCAAGGTGTCGACGAACTTACGATACCTGATGTTAGATTAACCAAATCAAGGGATGGGTCAAATGGCACTGCTACATTCAGGTTCGATCAGCCTTCTGTGTTTGATTCATCAAGTGTGGTGGGTGATATAACTGGGTTGTACATGATAGATGAGGAGGGTACTCTTCAGTCAACCAATGTGAATGCGAGGTTTGTCAATGGAAAGCCAGCTGGAGTTGAAGCAAAGTACGTCATGCGAAGTCCCCGTGAATGGGACAGATTCATGAGATTCATGGAACGATATTCCAATGCAAATGGTCTACAGTTCATCAAAAGTTGA